TAGCTAAGGTTTTAATTTACTATCTCAACCTCTTTCTCAACGTACATATCATCCACAGAGGTTCTAGCAAGCCTTTGGAGTCTCACATTGCTACCCTATGTGGGTACTAAAGAGTCATCCTACCCTTGTCAAAATACGAAAGGCCTTTTGAATCCGGTTGTAAAATGAAAGAGCCATCAAATAAGAGTAAGTGTTTCAACACCCcctattttgttttaaaaggtATATTATCGCCCAATATTATGATCTTGATAGTTTTATGGGTGGATATCATGCTATAGATTTATTCACTTATGCTGTGTGATGTTTTGATCCGTAATCACTTCCTACAATGCGGACAAATAGGTTTGGGAGAATGTTATGAACTGTATTTCACAGCATCTTGAGAAGAGTaacagggtgggcagtgtacgAGGTTGACTGGTTTCCTGAAACACTCCCCTAATGAATCTACAATAGAATCAGCCAATGAGTGACGAACAGACATGCTTAACCATGTTAACGTGTGTTGCTTGGGCGATTCCATTACGTCAAAACTCTAGGCGTTTGACGATTGAGACTGTCACATTGCTAATTAATGGCCTACAATACCTTGACGCAAATTGCTTGGGGGCACTAGAGACATCGCAACAACTGTGAAGCCATGAAAGACTTGCACTGGCATTGATGGAGGCTAGACTAGGCATCTCTTCAACCACCCAAGGCCAGATGTATATCTGTATTGGGAGGCGAGATCTACCTTCACGACATTGGAGAGGCTAGTCAAGCCTATTAGCACCAAATAATACCTTTACAAAAAATTGATATCTGAATCATACCCTCTCCATTAATTAACCATAAAACTTTACGGAACGAGAGCAAGGTGATATATCACTTGTTGGTTGTCCGTAAAATTGCTCTTTATACATGGGGTTTCTATCAAAAAAATCCCTTGAGCTTAGTTTAATGTGAGCACATGGAAAATTTTCAGTTTGGCATAGTGGCTATAATCCACCCCACCGCACCGCACCAGTGAGCACCCAGCCGTCCAAAGAAGGCACTGACCTCCGTAGCATTACTGGGTACGAACTTAATTTGTTCTTTTATCTTCACTCAGCCTCTGGTGCCATCAATGGTGGTAGCTCATGATCACGATTGCTTAAGAATCTGTGGCCTTGTGCAAGCAATCAGTAGTAAgacagaagaaagaaagagggcatttgcataaaataaaaaagaagataataacaTTATCTAATTCCCAAGTTTGATTTCGCTGCACGGTTAAATTTCTTGATATTAAGTGCATTATTATGAGtggagaggaagaagaagaagcaactATTTGTTGATTTATTGGTGGTGTGTAAGTGTTCCACCCAGAACCCATTCTCTTTCATTCCACTTGAATCCAGCAATATAGTATAATATCCCCTACACATATAAGCATTCTTCAAACGTCTGCAGATCCAATACTCCAAAAAGAACTCGTTATCTTTACTGCCATCTTTTTTGGCCTCGATGAGTATCCGTAAAACAActgatttttttcatccatcaaatggtttaaaattaaagatgttTTGGATAGGTTCTGGGTGCGATGGATCACCCGATAAAAGAGTGAAGGGTTTCTTCTATATTCTAACATGTTAGCGAATTAATATTCTCTCATTGGACGTAATGGGAAAATGGGAGACGAATCCATTGATGAAAGAAAGAATTTCATTTTATGATCTCAAATGATTCATTTGTTGCACTGCGATAAAGAAAGGTCCAAGCGCCAACTTGTAGCTTGGATTATTATACAAATTCAATGaagccaaaacaaaaaaaaaagagcactTCCCATTTCAGCTTCTATTTTCTGTAAGCAGCCATTTTTATTCACCTAATATATTTAAATGCATAAGCACTTGCCAAGGAAGCATGTAGCTAGTCCTAAATTAACTGATGAAACAGTACAAATGTGTAATTATTATCACAAGAACTGACACTCTAGACTGCAAACTTAACAGTAAAActcgtatatatataaaatatggcAAGTTAAGAGGACTACCACAGTTTTAATTATGCAAACATAATTAAGGATGACAATTTCTTCATTATGTTAATCTTATGCGCCCTGAGCAAGTGTAAGTAACGTTGCAAGAATCATCAACAAGGACTGTGTACTCGTGCACAGGCCTTGCAAGGAAAATAGGCAATTGAACCAGCAACTCACACACGCACTCATTATCTACCTCTTTCAACCAGCGGCAACAATTGCTTTCCTCGGGCGTTTCTCTCGTGTTATGATGGCGCCTGTGTCTGTGTCTATGTCTATGTCTATGGCTTGAATCACTATTATCCGGTGGAAGGGGTGTCGATGGGGGAGGGGGCAGAGGTGGCGCCGGGCTGTACGGCAGCTGTGCACATGCATAATTTACAAGATTGAATTGGGAGGTACAGAGTGGGCGTGGAGGAGTTGGTGGTGGCAATGGCCTCAGAGGCCGCGTTATCATCTGGCAATCCATCTTGGTAGAGATGAGTACTAGAAACATAAAGACAGGTAATGAAAAAACCTTGATTCTCTCCATTGAAACTgccttcattttcttttggtaTTACAGAGAGATTGTTGGTGCTATTTATCCTGTGCATTCAtaaatttcttgtttcttttaattttgatttcttgGGGTTTTGGGGAGAATTTAATACAGCAAATATCAAGGGAGTGAGGCCTGTGTTTCATTCATTTTGCGTGGTGATTTGTTAGGTCACTTACTGGTTAATTTTAGGGGCCTCTGCTGCGAACCAACAACCCTGCGCCAACAATTAGAAATAATGTAAAGATGGTAAAGAGTGTATATACAATAGAAACCATCTTCAACAAGGAGAATGAAATGAAAAACGAGTTACCCATTGGAAAAGACTGTTAGCGTAAAATAGAAACAGTCACTATAAAAACAAGCAGGCTGAATGACATCCCAATATCAAACTAATGAGGCAGGAACAGAATCACCAAAATGTCTCAGATTTATCAATATCCTAGAAGATCAAAATTTCTTCCCCCCAAATTCTACTTAACAGACACAATCAAACTGTAATATccaactattaaattaataaggCAGAATCAAACACAAATTAGATATTCAATCTCCTTAAAGATCTAATCGGAGTTGAGAAACTTTATGAtatgaaagaaaacaaacaatccCATTAGATTGCTCACTACATGCCCTCAGCACATGAGACACCCAGGTCTCAACAGTTCAAATATGACAAGTAATGGATCCCTGTTAATCAATTCGCTCTTTATAACAATTGAAACCAATAATGCC
Above is a genomic segment from Mangifera indica cultivar Alphonso chromosome 3, CATAS_Mindica_2.1, whole genome shotgun sequence containing:
- the LOC123212567 gene encoding uncharacterized protein LOC123212567, giving the protein MKAVSMERIKVFSLPVFMFLVLISTKMDCQMITRPLRPLPPPTPPRPLCTSQFNLVNYACAQLPYSPAPPLPPPPSTPLPPDNSDSSHRHRHRHRHRRHHNTRETPEESNCCRWLKEVDNECVCELLVQLPIFLARPVHEYTVLVDDSCNVTYTCSGRIRLT